One window of the Chelonoidis abingdonii isolate Lonesome George chromosome 3, CheloAbing_2.0, whole genome shotgun sequence genome contains the following:
- the LOC116828949 gene encoding LOW QUALITY PROTEIN: trace amine-associated receptor 4-like (The sequence of the model RefSeq protein was modified relative to this genomic sequence to represent the inferred CDS: substituted 3 bases at 3 genomic stop codons), with amino-acid sequence MNYREISELAVLXYFXKGSYQXSHFMNSSNLWSPRSVQYCFDSVNNSCPRNVRSTSSLWAMYIFMVGAIVLTMGGNMLVIISIAHFKQLHSPTNFLICSMATTDFLLSFMVMPYSMIRSIESCWYFGDRFCKIHTCCDIMLCTTSIFHLCFISVDRYYAVCDPLYYVTKITIPVIVLFLLISWSVPFLLAFGLVFSELNIVGIEEHVTSINCCGFCAFVLNKLWGVMASLIAFFFPGTVMVVIYVHIFTVARKHSRQIAKIPSAIKCISVMKNKISTKKENKATKTLSIVMGVFVFCWLPFFILTIADPFLNFSTPEDLYNAFLWLGYCNSTCNPIIYGLFYSWFRKAFKMIVTGTIFRPDSSTLTLFPTCT; translated from the exons ATGAATTATAGAGAGATATCAG aACTGGCTGTATTATAATACTTTTGAAAAGGTTCCTATCAATGATCCCACTTCATGAATTCATCCAACCTTTGGAGTCCACGGAGTGTGCAGTATTGCTTTGACTCTGTTAACAATTCATGTCCTAGAAATGTAAGGTCTACAAGCAGTCTTTGGGCTATGTACATCTTCATGGTGGGAGCAATAGTGCTCACAATGGGTGGAAATATGCTTGTGATCATTTCCATCGCTCATTTCAAACAGCTTCACTCTCCAACCAACTTCCTGATCTGCTCCATGGCAACTACCGACTTTTTGCTTAGTTTCATGGTTATGCCCTACAGTATGATCAGGTCTATTGAGTCATGCTGGTATTTTGGAGACCGCTTCTGCAAAATCCATACTTGTTGTGATATAATGCTCTGCACCACCTCTATTTTCCATCTGTGTTTTATCTCTGTTGACCGTTACTATGCAGTTTGTGACCCACTGTATTATGTCACCAAAATAACTATCCCTGTGATAGTGCTATTTTTATTAATTAGCTGGTCTGTCCCATTCTTATTGGCTTTTGGCCTAGTTTTCTCAGAGCTGAATATTGTTGGCATTGAAGAACATGTGACTTCCATTAACTGCTGTGGTTTCTGTGCCTTCGTACTTAACAAGCTCTGGGGAGTGATGGCTTCTCTTATAGCCTTCTTTTTCCCAGGCACAGTGATGGTGGTTATCTATGTCCACATATTTACAGTGGCAAGAAAACATTCAAGACAAATTGCTAAAATCCCCAGTGCAATAAAATGCATCTctgtaatgaaaaacaaaatctccacaaaaaaagagaacaaagcaaCTAAAACTTTAAGTATAGTCATGGgggtgtttgtgttttgttggCTGCCTTTCTTTATTCTTACGATAGCTGATCCTTTTCTTAACTTCTCAACACCTGAAGACTTGTACAATGCCTTCCTCTGGCTGGGATACTGCAATTCTACTTGTAATCCAATCATTTATGGTTTATTTTACTCTTGGTTTCgcaaagcatttaaaatgattGTGACTGGTACAATCTTCAGACCAGATTCCTCTACTCTTACTTTGTTTCCCACATGTACTTGA